One window from the genome of Myxococcales bacterium encodes:
- a CDS encoding helix-turn-helix transcriptional regulator, which translates to MARRERRRERSREEIVEAARRVLLRDGIAATTLDAVAKEVGLTKAALYYYYPSKDALLFEIIFGVLEAQSRGPRRGPRGQERRRCPARHRPRDGAHLCLAHGRLPPRVPSRSGRETGLREPRRRTVRAAPPAQRPHLRRRREEALRRLEARAWPGERRAPSHGLPRQHRGHRRPHAEGDRRERR; encoded by the coding sequence ATCGCGCGGCGTGAGCGGCGCAGGGAACGCTCCCGCGAAGAGATCGTCGAAGCCGCCCGGCGCGTGCTCCTTCGCGACGGCATCGCCGCCACCACGCTCGACGCCGTCGCCAAGGAGGTCGGGCTGACGAAGGCTGCGCTCTACTACTACTACCCGTCGAAGGACGCGCTCCTCTTCGAGATCATCTTCGGCGTCCTCGAGGCCCAATCGCGCGGTCCACGACGCGGTCCTCGAGGCCAAGAGCGGCGGCGATGCCCTGCGCGCCATCGTCCGCGAGACGGTGCACATCTATGCCTCGCGCATGGACGACTTCCGCCTCGCGTTCCTTCACGGTCAGGTCGCGAGACCGGGCTCCGTGAGCCTCGGCGCCGAACAGTTCGCGCGGCTCCGCCCGCTCAACGACCTCACCTACGCCGGCGCCGCGAAGAGGCTCTCCGAAGACTGGAAGCACGGGCGTGGCCGGGCGAACGTCGAGCCCCGTCTCATGGCCTTCCTCGCCAACATCGCGGCCATCGGCGCCCTCACGCTGAAGGGGATCGTCGAGAGCGTCGGTGA